The segment GTTGTTCACTTGCTCGTCACTGGCCTGGAAGCTGATCTGGATGTGGTCCAGCCCGGCTTTTTTGAAGTCGCTGATCTTTTGCTCGGTCAAGCCAATGCCCGAGGTGATCAGGTTGGTGTAAAAGCCCAGCTTGCGGGCTTCGCCGATCAGCTCGGCCAGGTCCTGACGTACCAGTGGCTCGCCCCCGGAGAAGCCCAGTTGGGCAGCCCCCATCTCCCGTGCCTCACGAAAAACCTTGATCCACTGCTCGGTGCTCAGCTCTTTGCCTTGCTGGGCAAAGTCCAGCGGGTTGGAGCAGTACGGGCATTGCAGCGGGCAGCGATAGGTCAGTTCGGCCAGCAACCACAGCGGCAAGCCCACTTCGGGCTTGGGTGGCAACGCCATCGGGCTGTCAGGCGAGTTCGATCCAGTGCTCTGCACGAGCGACCTCCATAAATTGCTCGATGTCTGCACCGAGCTCGGGTACGCCGGGGAACTGTTTGTCCAGTTCGCCAATGATGGCCGCGACATCGCGCTGGCCGTCGATCAGGCCGCCAATCAGTGCGGCACTGTCATTGAGTTTGATCATGCCTTCGGGGTACAGCAGCACGTGGCCTTTTTGCGCCGGTTCGTACTGAAAACGGTAGCCGGTGCGCCAGGTCGGGACTTTGCTGCGATCAAAGCTCATAGGGTGATTCCTTTATGCCAGACACGTTCGCGGGTCACGCTGTGGTACGGCGGGCGGTCAAGCTCGTAGGCCATGGTCATGGCATCGAGCATGCTCCAAAGAATGTCGAGTTTGAACTGCAGAATTTCCAGCATGCGCTGCTGGCCTTCGTAGGTGGTGTAGTGCTGCAGGGTAATCGCCAGCCCGTGCTCCACGTCGCGCCGAGCCTGGCCCAGGCGGGTGCGGAAGTACTCGTAGCCGGCCGGGTCGATCCACGGATAGTGCTGGGGCCAACTGTCCAGGCGCGACTGATGGATCTGCGGCGCGAACATCTCGGTCAGCGAGCTGCTGGCGGCTTCCTCCCAACTGGCGCGGCGGGCGAAGTTGACGTAGGCGTCCACCGCGAAGCGCACGCCGGGCAGTACCAGTTCCTGGGATCGCAGTTGGTCCGGGTCCAGGCCGACGGCCTGGCCCAAACGCAGCCAGGCCTCGATGCCGCCGTCTTCGCCGGGGGCTCCGTCGTGGTCTAGCAGGCGCTGAATCCACTCGCGGCGCACTTCGCGGTCCGGGCAGTTGGCCAGGATGGCGGCGTCCTTGAGCGGAATATTGACCTGATAGTAGAAGCGGTTGGCGACCCAGCCCTGAATCTGCTCGCGGGTCGCGCGGCCTTCGTACATCGCCACCTGATAGGGGTGGTAGATGTGGTAATAAGCGCCTTTGGCACGCAGCGCGGCCTCGAATTCGGCGGTGGAGAGTGGGGCTTGGGTCATCTGGTGCCTCCGGAAAGTATTCTATGTAGTCGCTGCCGCAGGCTGCGATATGGACCGCAGGGTCTTCGAGAAAACGGGTTGCTGCGCAACCCTTCGCAGCCTTCGGCAGCGACTACAAGGTTCAGCTTTTACAACTCGATACTCATGCCATCAAAGGCGACTTCAACGCCCCGGCGGGCCAGTTCGGCACGCTCGGCGGAGTCTTCGTCGAGGATCGGATTGGTGTTGTTGATGTGGATAAGGACTTTGCGCTGCCCGGGCAGTTGCTCAAGCACTTCGAGCATGCCGCCGGGGCCATTTTGCGCCAGGTGGCCCATCTCGCGGCCAGTGCGGGTGCCGACGCCACGACGTTGCATCTCGTCGTCGTCCCACATCGTGCCGTCCACCAGCAGGCAATCGCTGCCCGCCATGATGTCCAGCAACGGTGCATCGACTTTGCCCAGCCCCGGGGCGTAGAACAGTTTGCCGCCGGTGCGCAGGTCTTCGACGATCAGGCCAATGTTGTCGCCCGGTTGCGGGTCGAAACGGTGTGGCGAATACGGCGGCGCCGCACTGCGCAACGGCAGCGGGCTGAAACGCAGGTTGGGGCAGGCCGGGATGGTGAACGAGCCTTCAAGCTCGATACGGTTCCAGTTCAGGCCACCGTTCCAGTGCTTGAGCATGGTGAACAGCGGGAAGCCTGTGCTCAGGTCTTCGTGGACCATGTCGGTGCACCACACATCATGGGGGCAACCTTCGCGCAGGCTGAGCAGGCCGGTGGTGTGATCGATCTGGCTGTCCATCAGGATGATCGCGCTGATCCCGGTATCACGCAGGGCGCGGCCCGGCTGCATCGGGGCGAAGCTTTGCAGTTGCGCACGAATATCGGGCGAGGTGTTGCACAGCACCCAGTTCACACCGTCATCGGAAATCGCAATGGAGGACTGAGTGCGGGCGGTGGCACGCAGGGTGCCATCACGAAAACCCGCGCAGTTGACGCAGTTGCAGTTCCACTGCGGGAATCCACCGCCAGCGGCGGAGCCTAGAATCTGGACGAACATGGCGTGTTCTCTTGCGATGCTGAAAATAAAAACGCCCCGGCGAACCGAGGCGTTGGGCTGCTCTGCTGGGCTCTTTTACTCAAGAGGCCGGGCAGATCAACGGCTTGCGAAGTACATGGTGACTTCAAAGCCAATGCGCAGATCGGTGTAAGCAGGTTTAGTCCAAGCCATGAGGTGACTCCTTCAGTGAGTGGGTGAATGGGTGTCTCTTGATTAGTCCAGCTCCCGAGGGAGTTGTTCAAACGCTTAGGTGACTATGTTACTAAATTTGACGGTTTTTGAACGCTCAATGTCGAAGAAAGCCCGTTACGTGGTTGGTAACGATCAGCTTCTCCCTTGATAAAACGTTTCAGTCTCCGGGCTTGTGGCCAAGCATAACCAACGGCTTTGCGGCGAGTTAATGTGCTCGGCCGCCTTCAGTGTAGTGCCTTGATCCAGCGCCATAAGTGCTGTGTAGAGGGCTGTCAGGTAATCCGACGGGTGGCCCGCCAGTTTGGCTTGCCATAACAATTCACCGGCCTGGAACACCCCCAGGGCCTCGGTCGAGAATTGTTGTGCCAAGGCAGTACGGGCTTGGGTGAAAGATATTTCATCCAGCGTCGAGATCAATTCCGGCAAATCCACGAGGAAATTCTGGATGTGCTCAAAGATCTGCGTCGTTGAGGTGTGAGGCGATTGCACCCCGAACAGCAGCCCGGTTTGACCATTGATTTGGCGCAGGCCGCTGAACACGGCATAACCCAATTGCAACTCGACCCGCAGGCGTTGATAAAACGGGGTTTGCATCACTTGGGCGAGCATGCGCCAGGCGGCTTCGTCAGCCAGCGTTGCCTCGGGGGTCGGGCAAAACAGGATGAGCGCGTGTTCGCTGGAATCACAGGCTTCGGTGTGCCAATGGCGTTGGGCTGGCTGCTCGCCATGCTGCGCCAGATGCGCATCCGGTGTGCCGGGAACCTTGTGCAGTACAGGTGTGATCAAGGCCTGCGTGGCGGCGGGCAGGCCGACAGCCAAGCCGTCCCAGTGCGCCTTGGACCAGTCGTGTTGCAGATCGTTGAGTGCAGACTCGCTGGCTGGCTGGCACAGCTCGGGCAGGCGTTTGATCAGTTGGCGAATCGGCATCAAGGTGGCGCCAGGGGACAGGTTGCCCGGAGGCTTGGCCGATGGTGCGCTGAGCACACGCAGCGCGTGCTCGAGAATGGCGGGCATTGGCTCGTGGAAACCGGACATTTTCAGCAGCCAGTCATTGCCTGACCCATTGAGCGACACTTCAACCCCAGCCTGTCTGGCATCGAGTATC is part of the Pseudomonas sp. ML2-2023-3 genome and harbors:
- the pqqB gene encoding pyrroloquinoline quinone biosynthesis protein PqqB, whose amino-acid sequence is MFVQILGSAAGGGFPQWNCNCVNCAGFRDGTLRATARTQSSIAISDDGVNWVLCNTSPDIRAQLQSFAPMQPGRALRDTGISAIILMDSQIDHTTGLLSLREGCPHDVWCTDMVHEDLSTGFPLFTMLKHWNGGLNWNRIELEGSFTIPACPNLRFSPLPLRSAAPPYSPHRFDPQPGDNIGLIVEDLRTGGKLFYAPGLGKVDAPLLDIMAGSDCLLVDGTMWDDDEMQRRGVGTRTGREMGHLAQNGPGGMLEVLEQLPGQRKVLIHINNTNPILDEDSAERAELARRGVEVAFDGMSIEL
- the pqqD gene encoding pyrroloquinoline quinone biosynthesis peptide chaperone PqqD, producing MSFDRSKVPTWRTGYRFQYEPAQKGHVLLYPEGMIKLNDSAALIGGLIDGQRDVAAIIGELDKQFPGVPELGADIEQFMEVARAEHWIELA
- the pqqC gene encoding pyrroloquinoline-quinone synthase PqqC, translating into MTQAPLSTAEFEAALRAKGAYYHIYHPYQVAMYEGRATREQIQGWVANRFYYQVNIPLKDAAILANCPDREVRREWIQRLLDHDGAPGEDGGIEAWLRLGQAVGLDPDQLRSQELVLPGVRFAVDAYVNFARRASWEEAASSSLTEMFAPQIHQSRLDSWPQHYPWIDPAGYEYFRTRLGQARRDVEHGLAITLQHYTTYEGQQRMLEILQFKLDILWSMLDAMTMAYELDRPPYHSVTRERVWHKGITL
- the pqqA gene encoding pyrroloquinoline quinone precursor peptide PqqA, producing MAWTKPAYTDLRIGFEVTMYFASR